In the genome of Malania oleifera isolate guangnan ecotype guangnan chromosome 5, ASM2987363v1, whole genome shotgun sequence, the window tttttttatcctAGTTAATTAGATATGATAATGATCTTTCTATGCATATGCTCATAAGTTCATTTTGCTGGATTCCAAGGACAaaagcatgagagagagagagagaaacagagatgtagaatttttttaattagCTGAGTgattctcttttattttcttttctttggatcATACAATTTACAATAGCAATGCCAATGGTTATTCCAAATCCATACCCCAGAATCAATGCTCTGCAGTCAAACCCATCGATTTTGAACCAGCTGGATTCTTTGGTGCATTCCAAGGGCACAAGCATGTGAGAGAGAATATTTTGTAATTAGCTGGGTGATACtcgtttattttctttttttttatttggatcATACAACTTCCGGTAACAATGCCGATGGCCATTCCAAATCCATATCCCAAAATTACTGATCTCCAGTCAAACCCATCGATTTTGAACCAGCTGGATTTTTCGTAGTTTTCTTGGTATACTGAACTTTGTTTCTTTGGGGATGGAAATCGAAATGAGCTAGAGTCACAAGGAGGCAAGGGAAGCCCACAGAGGAAAGAATTATTTTCATAAGTAGATGGCGGAAAAGTGCTCAACTGACCACCAGAAGGGACGGGACCTGTGAGATTGTTGTTAGAGACATTAAATtcaataagaaaagaaacagtCTGCAATGACGGGGGTATAGGTCCATGAAGATAATTATAAGACAAATCTAGCGTCTCAATTTCctttaaactcccaaaaatatcaGGAATCATTCCTGTCAACTTGTTATGTCCCAATCCTAGGACAATTAGACTGTGCACTGAGCCAAGACTTTCTGGAATGGTTCCAGACAAGGAATTGTAGGATAGGTCAAGGTAGATCATGCTGTTACAGCTCATGAGCAAGTTCATGAATAAGGATACCTTGCTTAAATCGTAAATTCTAGTGAATGGGCAAGAGTGAAACACGGTCACCAATGCCTCTGCTCGAACTCCCCCAGATTCTACAATTCCTTTAGCACTTTTGCAGGCATTCACATTCTCAGTTTTCAAGTATGCAAGATGTTGCCCAGAAATGAATCCATGGATCAAGTTGACATGATCGGCAAATTCTGATGGGATAGGACCAGTTAACTTGTTGTTATGCAAGTCTAGGTAAATAAGGCTTGGGCACTTGCCCAATTCTCCTGGTATCTGGCCAGATAGCATATTTTCGCCCAGTTGGAGCAGGCTGAGGTAAAGGAGATTCCCAAATCCATATGGAATTTCTCCCACGAGCTTGTTGGTGGAAAGTGACAGCCACATCAACTTAGTGCAGTTAGTAATAGAAAGTGGAATGGTTCCGGTGATGCGATTGTTGTTCAGAATCAAAGTCCTTAAATTTCCTCCATTTATGCAAATATCCTCTGGAATTTCACCTGAGAGGTTGTTTGCCCACATAATCAATTCAGAAATATTGGGAAGCTTCCAAATTCCTGATGGAATCGAGCCGCCTATGCTATTGAGACTAAGATCAATAGTCTTTAGATTTCTGCAATTTGCAAGCTCTGAAGGCAACAATCCTGAGAGAAAATTGTTGGGCAAATATATCTTCTCAAGAGAAGAGGACGATAGGGTCTTGGTCGCAGGTGAGCAAAACCCAGAAGGCAAACTCCCAGCAAGGGAATTAGAACTGAGGTCAAGCACTTGAAGTTGAGTACAATTGGTTATAGATGGTGGCACTGGACCAGTAATGTTGTTGAAGGGTACATAGAGATACTTAAGATTTGGTAGAGTACTGATTACTGTATTAAGAAAATCCCCTGAAAGTAGGTTGTTGCCGAGGTCGAGGCTTTGCAATGATGAGCATGAGACGAAAGTCGAAGGAAACCCACCAGAAAATCTATTTCCTGAAAGGTTGAGCGCCTCTAGAGTCCCACAAGCCTGTCCTAACTCAGGCGGGATCTCCCCTGAAAGCTGGTTATATGCCAACGACAATCGACGAAGATTCTTAAGGTTCCCCAACAAGACCCCTGGGATTTTGTATTGGAGGTCATTATGAGAGAGGTCAAGGGTGTCGAGAAGATGGCAGTTTGTCAAGCTCATTGGGAAATATGATCCTGAGAGGCCATTGTTAGACAGGTCAAGCAAGGTGAGATTACTGCATTCGCCAAATTCAAAATCGGAGAAATTCTCAGAAAAGTTGTTCTGGGAGAGATTTAGATAGTTGAGCGATGGCAAAAAGTTTGCCATCAGACCAGATATTTCCCCTGACAATGTATTGTAAGAGAGGTCTAAGGTGAAGAGGTTTTTACACAAAGAAGAGATCGATGTAGAAGTGATACGAAGCTCACCAGGGATCTTGTTATG includes:
- the LOC131155936 gene encoding receptor-like protein kinase BRI1-like 3, whose amino-acid sequence is MALEDRLDLATAFQNQQQKSIEDVAGLMAFKKWSVAADPGGYLRDWNDTASASPCLWRGVSCSPSGRVTDVDLGGASLIGRLHLVHLLTLPNLRHLNLHGNSFSDDGDLYSSTNSSLESCGLETLDLSANNLSSPLGTPYFQLLLSCNCLFYLNLSYNSIPGGSFNFGPSLLQLDLSHNRISDSSILTYSLSHCQNLNLLNLSHNKIPGELREISGLMANFLPSLNYLNLSQNNFSENFSDFEFGECSNLTLLDLSNNGLSGSYFPMSLTNCHLLDTLDLSHNDLQYKIPGVLLGNLKNLRRLSLAYNQLSGEIPPELGQACGTLEALNLSGNRFSGGFPSTFVSCSSLQSLDLGNNLLSGDFLNTVISTLPNLKYLYVPFNNITGPVPPSITNCTQLQVLDLSSNSLAGSLPSGFCSPATKTLSSSSLEKIYLPNNFLSGLLPSELANCRNLKTIDLSLNSIGGSIPSGIWKLPNISELIMWANNLSGEIPEDICINGGNLRTLILNNNRITGTIPLSITNCTKLMWLSLSTNKLVGEIPYGFGNLLYLSLLQLGENMLSGQIPGELGKCPSLIYLDLHNNKLTGPIPSEFADHVNLIHGFISGQHLAYLKTENVNACKSAKGIVESGGVRAEALVTVFHSCPFTRIYDLSKVSLFMNLLMSCNSMIYLDLSYNSLSGTIPESLGSVHSLIVLGLGHNKLTGMIPDIFGSLKEIETLDLSYNYLHGPIPPSLQTVSFLIEFNVSNNNLTGPVPSGGQLSTFPPSTYENNSFLCGLPLPPCDSSSFRFPSPKKQSSVYQENYEKSSWFKIDGFDWRSVILGYGFGMAIGIVTGSCMIQIKKKKINEYHPANYKIFSLTCLCPWNAPKNPAGSKSMGLTAEH